In one window of candidate division KSB1 bacterium DNA:
- a CDS encoding nucleotidyltransferase domain-containing protein produces MVTLPDRVRTSVEEFIRQLNANNLPIRQAYVFGSYAKGRQSKWSDIDVALVSDKFEGDMFNDRCKLSPYVVKIDTDIETHPFSPEDFTEDNPFVKEIIRTGIRIF; encoded by the coding sequence ATGGTTACTCTCCCAGATAGAGTTAGAACAAGCGTAGAAGAATTCATTCGGCAACTAAACGCGAACAATTTGCCGATCCGCCAAGCCTATGTCTTCGGTTCGTATGCTAAGGGACGGCAGTCGAAATGGAGCGACATTGACGTCGCCCTCGTTTCTGATAAGTTTGAAGGCGATATGTTTAACGATCGGTGCAAGCTCAGCCCTTATGTGGTTAAGATCGATACCGACATTGAAACACATCCCTTTAGCCCCGAAGATTTTACAGAAGATAATCCTTTTGTCAAAGAAATCATCAGAACAGGAATTCGAATTTTTTGA
- a CDS encoding aminoglycoside phosphotransferase family protein, which produces MTFTKPRHDIGEQFHELYRRLSRPQANALLDDCIYELPAAWKFLTALRYDLPILIVLHGFSSVPLAFARNSRRVDILGFNQYEADLFHELARFKNLANYHICGGRSEICGPYGLMVWLPTRRAVDENREDEWMAQAMAHLHPQGELWFVHCFKPDWHNPLNRLRRLLWYLRSSEQESLPTAIRLLMLAEPIPHQTVLETFLAKIAATANGRHQARQINHLGIIPHWATPVQIAPLPPLRARQVESANQPLLRILEQKKFAETHHALAHLGSAAVPSFVSRLLDTLARRDPGSCFQMKNYRILAGGKVQIDARWKKKTCEQSVFIKLPLVPFAAGRLRKQSEILHDLQHRDGWRCFDATTLSFSPTKAFPQILAQGEFEKQMYFLESRVKGTPLGRLEVPNGKFRQVCDTLFSFWHEVQTQCGQVVEIDHGKFDQIFRQPLRQLIDWAQLRRPYDAILCRLEDFFAEQFSGQRLFLGLVHGDFSTKNILAHPKTFALSGIIDWDMAVRESFPVLDVLHFFVRLDPGSFQQAPPQIAMRLIKEDSRDFHWPYLQQALAKFEYEKKFLPAFVACYWAQRLQVYLDSPKYLDSQFRQRHVYDVLDFFAETILRK; this is translated from the coding sequence ATGACTTTTACAAAACCCCGACACGATATCGGTGAGCAATTTCATGAACTGTATCGCCGGCTTTCACGCCCTCAAGCCAATGCTTTGCTCGACGATTGCATTTATGAATTGCCGGCGGCCTGGAAATTTTTAACGGCGCTGCGATACGATCTGCCGATTTTAATCGTGCTGCACGGCTTCAGCAGCGTACCGCTCGCTTTTGCGCGCAACAGCCGGCGCGTTGATATTTTGGGCTTCAATCAATATGAAGCCGATTTGTTTCATGAATTGGCGCGATTCAAGAATTTGGCCAATTATCATATTTGCGGCGGCCGCAGCGAAATTTGCGGGCCGTACGGTTTGATGGTCTGGCTGCCGACACGCCGCGCCGTCGATGAGAACCGTGAAGATGAGTGGATGGCACAAGCCATGGCGCATTTGCATCCTCAAGGAGAACTGTGGTTCGTGCATTGTTTTAAACCGGATTGGCATAACCCGCTCAACCGCCTGCGCCGGCTGCTGTGGTATTTAAGATCTTCCGAGCAGGAATCATTGCCGACGGCGATTCGCTTGTTGATGTTGGCCGAACCGATTCCGCATCAAACCGTGCTCGAAACTTTCCTGGCGAAAATTGCCGCCACCGCAAATGGTCGCCACCAAGCTCGGCAAATCAATCATCTTGGCATTATACCACACTGGGCGACGCCGGTGCAAATTGCGCCGTTGCCGCCTCTTCGCGCTCGCCAGGTCGAATCCGCCAATCAACCGCTCTTGCGAATCTTGGAGCAAAAAAAATTTGCAGAAACTCATCACGCTTTGGCGCATTTAGGCTCGGCTGCTGTTCCGTCGTTTGTTTCGCGTCTTTTGGACACGCTGGCGCGACGGGACCCCGGTTCGTGTTTTCAAATGAAAAACTATCGCATTCTCGCCGGCGGCAAGGTGCAGATTGATGCACGATGGAAAAAGAAAACGTGCGAACAAAGTGTGTTCATCAAACTACCGTTGGTTCCGTTCGCGGCCGGTCGCCTGCGCAAGCAAAGCGAGATTCTGCACGATTTGCAACACCGTGACGGCTGGCGGTGCTTCGACGCGACGACGTTGTCTTTTTCCCCCACAAAAGCTTTCCCGCAAATTCTGGCGCAGGGCGAATTTGAAAAGCAGATGTATTTTCTTGAAAGCCGCGTCAAGGGCACGCCACTGGGTCGCTTGGAAGTCCCCAACGGAAAATTTCGTCAAGTGTGTGACACGCTGTTTTCGTTTTGGCATGAAGTGCAAACGCAATGCGGCCAAGTTGTCGAGATCGATCACGGCAAATTCGATCAAATCTTTCGGCAGCCTTTGCGGCAGCTAATTGATTGGGCGCAGCTCCGGCGCCCGTACGATGCCATTCTGTGCCGGCTCGAAGATTTTTTTGCCGAACAATTTTCCGGCCAACGCCTGTTTTTGGGATTGGTACATGGAGATTTTTCTACAAAAAATATTCTCGCCCATCCAAAAACTTTTGCGTTGAGCGGGATTATCGATTGGGACATGGCGGTGCGCGAGTCCTTTCCCGTGCTCGACGTGCTGCACTTCTTCGTGCGTTTGGATCCCGGCTCGTTTCAGCAGGCGCCGCCGCAAATCGCCATGCGCTTGATCAAGGAAGACTCCCGCGATTTTCATTGGCCATATTTGCAACAGGCATTGGCCAAATTTGAATACGAAAAAAAATTTTTACCGGCGTTCGTCGCCTGTTATTGGGCGCAGCGCTTGCAAGTTTATTTGGATTCACCGAAGTATTTGGATTCGCAGTTCAGGCAGCGGCATGTCTATGATGTTCTCGATTTTTTTGCTGAGACTATTTTGAGAAAGTAG
- a CDS encoding HEPN domain-containing protein, with the protein MTKEEHIAYWLKTAEHDLEAAESLFESKRYDWCLFIAHLVIEKVLKAFWVRDSAEDVPWIHNLSKLAKETKLNLSEEQKN; encoded by the coding sequence ATGACAAAAGAAGAACATATTGCCTATTGGCTCAAAACTGCTGAACATGATCTCGAGGCTGCGGAGTCATTGTTTGAAAGCAAGAGGTATGATTGGTGTTTATTTATTGCGCATCTTGTTATTGAAAAAGTTCTCAAAGCATTTTGGGTCAGAGATTCGGCAGAAGATGTACCATGGATTCACAATCTCTCCAAGCTTGCCAAAGAGACTAAATTGAATTTATCAGAAGAACAAAAAAATTGA
- a CDS encoding glycosyltransferase — protein MQKVIFISWAENCSRSDHLARLLGGKSYMIYAGWLGSRPATIWLKYIIQIWQTFRLLWRERPRVILVMVPPIFAVLPVYLYCKITASRFATDNHTAALLMKRWQRLKFLHVWLEKRAACNIVTNERLKNLQQSWGVPPEKILLIGDLPAQFSEIVMPSFFSQLGGRGNHNHEFFAVTAICSFSADEPLDNIFQAAAQLPDVNFYCTGKLKDAPPDIFHRKPKNVTLTDFLAVPQYAGLLKFSHGVMVLTTRDHTMQRGAYEAMALGTPIITSDWPLLRQTFAQGSLFVDNSPQSIAEAVRQLRTNWPQYKAAIQAQRTQRFAAWLEKEQALRRILSLPEKNDHERIG, from the coding sequence ATGCAGAAAGTCATTTTTATTTCCTGGGCGGAAAACTGCAGCCGCAGCGATCATTTGGCGCGTTTGCTCGGCGGCAAATCATACATGATCTATGCCGGCTGGCTCGGCAGCCGTCCGGCCACGATTTGGCTGAAATACATTATTCAAATTTGGCAAACTTTTCGGTTGTTGTGGCGCGAGCGCCCGCGGGTGATCCTGGTCATGGTGCCGCCAATCTTTGCGGTGCTGCCGGTTTATTTGTATTGCAAAATCACCGCCAGTCGTTTTGCCACCGACAATCACACCGCGGCGTTGTTGATGAAGCGTTGGCAGCGGCTGAAATTCTTGCATGTCTGGCTGGAAAAACGCGCGGCATGCAATATTGTCACCAATGAGCGGCTGAAAAATTTGCAACAAAGCTGGGGCGTGCCGCCGGAAAAAATTTTACTGATCGGCGATTTGCCGGCGCAGTTTTCGGAAATTGTCATGCCGTCTTTTTTCAGCCAACTCGGCGGCCGTGGCAACCACAACCATGAATTTTTCGCGGTCACGGCGATTTGCAGTTTTAGCGCGGACGAGCCACTGGACAACATTTTTCAAGCGGCGGCGCAACTACCGGACGTCAATTTTTATTGCACCGGCAAATTGAAAGATGCGCCGCCGGACATTTTCCATCGCAAGCCGAAAAATGTCACGTTGACCGATTTTCTCGCGGTGCCGCAGTATGCCGGCCTGCTCAAGTTTTCGCACGGGGTGATGGTTTTAACCACGCGCGATCACACCATGCAGCGCGGCGCTTACGAAGCCATGGCGCTCGGCACCCCGATTATCACGTCCGACTGGCCGCTTCTGCGCCAGACGTTTGCGCAAGGCAGTTTGTTCGTCGATAATTCGCCGCAAAGCATCGCCGAGGCCGTTCGTCAATTGCGGACGAACTGGCCGCAATACAAAGCGGCGATTCAAGCGCAGCGGACGCAACGGTTCGCGGCGTGGCTGGAAAAAGAACAAGCGCTGCGCCGGATTTTGTCATTGCCGGAAAAAAATGATCATGAGAGAATTGGATGA
- a CDS encoding lipopolysaccharide biosynthesis protein produces the protein MPNTKFENDAETVAEPATERAPETKSVSRLAKEGVFYNVIVRLGNTFTQAVGGIILLRLLDPADFGLLQLGWLIIGFATKFGEFGFNMGLIQRNKEVRAEHVNTLFVLDLSFKVTLWLVTLLLTPWLTKFFHEPKLELFLPVFSFYMVLECFSTSPITMLQRNMNFKAYSQVLAIDRTVQLAGALTFAALGFGVWSLVIGEFLGLTWSSFRAIQLSGWRPRLQFDRETSRELFGYGNWVFLRNLFRYLSDNVDYLIIGRFLDANQLGYYTKAFELMKTPRKRITRALSAVVFPAFAKVQNQPKRVKRGFEKLVLSVSLVAYPIQVAMLMAAPAFVYVVMGEKWAPTITCLQIMCVAGILRALDPFLNSVITTSGFVRHSALRRFIEFVILATAVLIGVRWGINGVSAAVTLTSIIVMVLMINLIRRVSLIGWREYFAPQWPAIVSSVFMALAMWGVNAGLGNYLGRHSVAMLIVSTATGFAAYAGVLLLWRPKRVVDLYQELSGDAKGVFAKGRKRIAEWKQRLGSVKF, from the coding sequence ATGCCGAACACTAAATTTGAAAACGACGCCGAGACCGTCGCCGAACCAGCAACAGAACGCGCCCCCGAAACTAAAAGCGTATCGAGATTGGCGAAAGAAGGTGTTTTTTATAACGTCATCGTCAGACTCGGCAACACCTTCACACAAGCCGTTGGCGGTATCATTTTGCTGCGTCTCCTCGACCCAGCTGATTTCGGCCTCTTGCAGCTTGGCTGGCTGATCATCGGTTTTGCCACCAAGTTCGGAGAATTTGGTTTCAACATGGGGCTGATCCAGCGCAACAAAGAAGTTCGTGCCGAGCATGTCAATACGCTGTTTGTTCTCGATCTCAGCTTTAAAGTAACCTTGTGGCTCGTCACGCTGTTGCTGACCCCATGGCTGACGAAATTTTTCCATGAACCCAAGCTGGAGCTTTTTCTGCCGGTTTTCAGCTTTTATATGGTGCTCGAGTGTTTTTCGACTTCGCCGATTACGATGCTGCAGCGCAACATGAATTTCAAAGCTTACTCCCAGGTTTTGGCGATTGATCGCACGGTGCAGCTCGCCGGCGCGCTGACTTTTGCGGCTTTGGGTTTCGGCGTGTGGAGCCTCGTCATCGGCGAATTTCTCGGCCTCACCTGGTCGTCTTTTCGCGCCATCCAGCTTTCCGGCTGGCGGCCGCGCTTGCAATTCGATCGCGAAACCAGCAGGGAGCTTTTCGGCTATGGCAACTGGGTTTTTCTGCGCAATCTGTTTCGTTACCTCTCGGATAATGTGGATTATTTGATCATTGGGCGCTTTCTCGATGCCAATCAGCTCGGATATTATACCAAGGCGTTCGAGTTGATGAAAACCCCGCGCAAACGCATCACCCGCGCCCTGAGTGCCGTGGTTTTCCCGGCTTTTGCCAAAGTGCAAAATCAACCGAAACGCGTCAAGCGCGGTTTTGAAAAATTGGTGTTATCCGTCTCGCTGGTGGCTTATCCGATTCAGGTCGCCATGCTCATGGCGGCGCCGGCTTTTGTTTACGTTGTGATGGGCGAAAAATGGGCGCCGACGATCACCTGTTTGCAAATCATGTGCGTCGCCGGAATTCTCCGCGCCCTCGATCCGTTTCTCAATTCCGTCATCACCACCAGCGGCTTCGTCCGGCATTCCGCCTTGCGGCGCTTCATCGAATTTGTCATTCTCGCCACCGCGGTTTTGATCGGCGTCCGCTGGGGGATCAACGGCGTTTCCGCGGCGGTGACGCTCACGTCGATCATCGTCATGGTGTTGATGATCAATCTGATTCGCCGCGTCAGTTTGATCGGCTGGCGTGAATATTTTGCGCCGCAATGGCCGGCGATCGTGAGCAGTGTTTTCATGGCGCTGGCGATGTGGGGCGTCAACGCCGGCCTGGGAAATTACCTTGGCAGGCATTCAGTGGCGATGCTGATCGTCTCCACGGCGACCGGATTCGCGGCGTATGCCGGCGTGCTGCTGTTGTGGCGTCCCAAACGCGTGGTTGATTTGTATCAGGAATTGTCCGGCGATGCGAAGGGGGTTTTTGCAAAAGGGAGGAAGAGAATTGCCGAATGGAAACAACGTTTAGGCTCAGTGAAGTTTTGA